A window of the Dyadobacter pollutisoli genome harbors these coding sequences:
- a CDS encoding tail fiber domain-containing protein translates to MKLLSLNAVLLILTFFSVRAQSVRETINFQGVARDTTGRSLSNASVGLRLTIFQEFGPTVYQESHQAQTNNIGIFNVRIGEGQILSGNFYNINWKSGIYQLKIELDPDGNNNYINLGSSLLSSVPYSLHSSQSDRWKNDDPIVQKGQIDEGGILENPGDGTRLIWYPRKGAFRAGSVFGSNYDHAQIGYLSASFGLNTTSAGSFSVAVGNSTKSPGQSSFASGNQTEAAGNGSIAVGNQSVAVGQNSVSMGISNLAKGDNSVATGYNNEAIGDASFAAGVQTFAMTYGSATFGTYPNVQDNSNGPTKAHVTPNDRIFQIGNGSGDQDLSNAITILRNGKVGLGNNALLPQYILDVGGRARIQHKGNSSAGIYFNTSQQTADAFVGMKQDDQVGFYLGNSWNFWVTADGHCFSKLGSLAQSDRRLKRDFADLTNSLTKITSIKGYNYYMIDPKVDQSLQTGVIAQEVEEIFPELVKTDKDGMKSVNYTGLIPHLIESVKELKAENEELKKSVKRIGSLEASLNSLIEANKTLSVKIEQSK, encoded by the coding sequence ATGAAATTACTGTCACTAAATGCAGTGCTGTTGATCCTTACGTTTTTTTCAGTGAGGGCACAGTCTGTACGCGAAACAATCAATTTTCAGGGTGTTGCCAGAGATACCACAGGAAGGAGTTTATCAAATGCATCTGTTGGGTTAAGGCTGACTATATTTCAAGAATTTGGACCAACCGTTTACCAGGAATCGCATCAAGCTCAAACAAACAATATAGGAATATTTAATGTCCGGATTGGAGAAGGTCAAATTCTCAGTGGCAATTTTTACAACATCAATTGGAAGTCTGGCATATATCAACTAAAAATTGAATTGGATCCCGACGGAAATAATAACTATATCAATCTCGGCAGCTCGCTGTTGTCAAGTGTACCTTATTCACTTCACTCGTCCCAGTCCGATCGCTGGAAAAATGATGACCCCATTGTACAAAAGGGGCAAATTGACGAAGGCGGTATTTTGGAGAACCCGGGTGATGGCACTAGGCTTATATGGTATCCACGGAAAGGTGCCTTTCGGGCGGGAAGTGTCTTCGGAAGTAACTACGACCATGCCCAAATCGGGTACCTATCGGCATCATTTGGATTAAATACAACTTCTGCGGGGAGCTTCTCGGTAGCTGTTGGAAACTCAACGAAATCTCCTGGCCAATCTTCATTCGCAAGTGGCAATCAAACCGAGGCTGCCGGTAATGGCTCAATTGCTGTTGGAAACCAGTCAGTGGCCGTGGGTCAAAATTCTGTTTCGATGGGAATTTCCAATTTGGCAAAAGGAGACAATTCCGTAGCGACTGGATATAACAATGAAGCTATCGGAGATGCGTCCTTTGCCGCAGGTGTACAAACTTTCGCAATGACATATGGTTCAGCCACTTTCGGCACCTACCCAAATGTCCAGGACAATTCGAATGGACCAACCAAAGCTCACGTCACGCCAAACGATCGCATATTCCAAATTGGGAACGGATCGGGAGATCAGGATTTGTCAAACGCCATCACGATTTTAAGAAATGGTAAAGTTGGACTTGGAAATAACGCATTATTACCTCAGTATATACTGGATGTAGGGGGACGTGCCAGAATTCAGCATAAAGGAAATTCGTCCGCAGGTATTTATTTCAATACCTCACAACAAACAGCGGACGCATTCGTGGGAATGAAACAAGATGATCAGGTAGGGTTTTACCTAGGTAATTCTTGGAATTTTTGGGTTACAGCCGATGGCCACTGCTTTTCTAAACTTGGAAGCCTGGCCCAATCCGATAGAAGATTAAAACGCGACTTTGCAGATTTAACCAACAGCCTGACCAAAATCACCAGCATCAAAGGCTACAACTATTACATGATAGACCCAAAAGTCGATCAATCTCTACAAACCGGCGTCATCGCTCAGGAAGTGGAAGAAATATTTCCGGAGTTGGTGAAAACTGATAAGGATGGAATGAAGTCAGTGAATTATACAGGTCTCATCCCTCATCTGATCGAATCCGTGAAAGAACTGAAAGCTGAAAACGAGGAATTGAAGAAATCAGTCAAGCGCATTGGAAGTCTGGAAGCAAGCTTAAATTCGTTAATCGAGGCCAATAAAACACTTTCGGTAAAGATTGAACAATCGAAATGA
- a CDS encoding T9SS type A sorting domain-containing protein, translating to MRILTLTIALIIAAQWSFAQQISPSGIYGAASQSTVGNLSVNWVIGTLTPTSLSALPVRLISFKGQLTSSGNAELEWKTTQEVNNKGFEIQKSVDGKVFDAIGWVDGGNQESEKIYRFTDAKLITTSYYRLKQIDFDEKFTLSRIVSVVPENESLDRFVAFPNPSPDGKVEVKLPERISTMELVDITGKVIIAKQNPATKQIITLPKTGLFFLRIQGIVGEKTIKAVKN from the coding sequence ATGAGAATACTAACTTTAACCATTGCGCTGATTATCGCAGCGCAATGGTCATTCGCACAACAAATCTCGCCATCAGGAATATACGGGGCGGCCAGCCAAAGCACAGTTGGGAACCTGAGTGTCAATTGGGTCATAGGCACACTTACTCCCACCAGCTTGTCGGCATTGCCAGTGAGACTGATCAGCTTCAAAGGCCAGCTAACCAGTTCCGGGAATGCAGAACTGGAATGGAAAACAACCCAGGAAGTCAATAACAAAGGTTTTGAAATTCAGAAATCCGTCGATGGGAAGGTGTTTGACGCCATTGGCTGGGTAGACGGGGGAAATCAGGAGAGCGAGAAAATTTACAGATTTACCGATGCCAAGCTGATCACTACCAGCTACTATCGTCTAAAACAGATTGATTTTGATGAGAAATTTACATTAAGCCGCATTGTTTCCGTAGTTCCTGAAAATGAAAGCCTGGATCGATTTGTAGCGTTTCCTAATCCCTCACCTGATGGCAAGGTGGAAGTAAAGCTTCCTGAGAGAATTTCCACAATGGAGTTGGTTGACATTACCGGGAAAGTCATCATAGCCAAACAAAACCCAGCTACTAAACAGATAATCACATTACCTAAAACCGGCCTCTTCTTTTTGCGAATCCAGGGAATAGTTGGAGAAAAGACTATTAAAGCAGTTAAAAACTAA
- a CDS encoding tail fiber domain-containing protein, translated as MKKTVTLLLLVFLAFRIQAQAPQKFDFQGVARNAAGDVIGNTTISLKLNIRSGTDVGPVVFTETHHPTTSSSGIFTVPVGISNADNGPFQLVDWKTGPYFLQVAIDVAGGSNYTNMGVSQILSVPYALHAAEAQEAVHAKEADYTLEADHAKEANRWINNDPIVQTGILGSGGILANPAEDANLIWYPRKAAFRAGLVLNDAWDDSNIGTASFAAGNNTQASGPLSVSLGDNSIASGSGSIAMGNRSYASDVGAIAIGRKCLATSSHTLAIGDNSHASAENSTAIGLEAHSTGDRSFSQGTRTFAKAVESVTLGAYNDDQDTPSKQIAINDRIFQIGNGDDKGRSNAVTILRNGNFGIGSTVLEPKYILDIAERPRIRHNTTSPNGNSAGIALDNSAGEPKGFVGMKADHQIGFFNAGNWLFWMDNNGNATISGATYNSSDRRFKRDFSSLSSSLTKLTDLNGYHYFWKDSTLDQTLQTGLIAQEVEAIFPELVKTDDKGFKSVNYTGLIPHLIESVKELKASVEYLQTLNTAIKVQNDELKAQANGMDSFRKELSDLKALVKLTSELSSSSTQIDSALSNSKLSDK; from the coding sequence ATGAAAAAAACAGTAACCCTCCTGCTATTAGTGTTTTTAGCATTTCGAATACAGGCACAAGCACCACAAAAATTTGATTTTCAAGGAGTCGCCAGAAATGCTGCCGGGGATGTGATTGGAAATACAACCATCTCATTGAAATTAAACATCAGATCAGGCACAGACGTTGGACCAGTCGTCTTTACGGAAACACATCACCCAACTACATCTTCTTCTGGAATTTTCACTGTTCCAGTAGGCATAAGCAACGCCGATAACGGGCCATTTCAACTGGTCGATTGGAAAACCGGGCCTTACTTCCTGCAAGTTGCAATTGATGTGGCTGGTGGGAGCAATTATACCAATATGGGAGTAAGTCAGATTTTGAGTGTGCCGTATGCATTGCACGCCGCAGAAGCGCAGGAAGCAGTGCATGCAAAGGAAGCGGACTACACATTAGAAGCTGATCACGCCAAAGAAGCGAATCGCTGGATAAATAATGATCCGATTGTGCAGACAGGGATATTAGGATCCGGAGGGATCTTGGCTAATCCGGCGGAAGACGCGAACCTGATTTGGTATCCTCGCAAAGCAGCGTTCCGCGCAGGCCTTGTTCTAAATGATGCCTGGGATGATTCTAATATCGGTACAGCTTCATTTGCTGCGGGCAATAACACCCAAGCTTCTGGCCCTCTCTCAGTTTCTTTGGGAGATAATTCGATCGCATCAGGAAGTGGATCTATTGCGATGGGTAACAGATCCTATGCCTCAGATGTGGGTGCTATTGCGATAGGTCGCAAATGCCTTGCCACAAGTTCACACACACTAGCAATAGGGGATAATTCGCATGCCTCAGCGGAAAATAGTACAGCTATTGGGCTTGAAGCCCATTCGACAGGAGACCGCTCATTTTCACAAGGCACTAGAACATTCGCAAAGGCGGTAGAATCAGTTACATTGGGAGCATATAATGATGACCAGGATACGCCTAGCAAGCAAATTGCTATCAACGATCGCATATTCCAAATTGGCAACGGTGACGATAAGGGCCGCTCTAACGCCGTCACAATCCTCCGAAATGGAAACTTCGGAATAGGTTCGACAGTCCTCGAACCAAAATATATTTTGGATATCGCAGAACGTCCTCGCATCCGTCACAACACGACTTCCCCTAATGGAAATTCAGCGGGTATAGCTCTTGACAATTCGGCTGGTGAACCAAAGGGCTTTGTAGGAATGAAAGCAGACCATCAGATTGGCTTCTTTAATGCGGGAAACTGGTTGTTCTGGATGGATAATAATGGCAATGCAACTATTTCTGGCGCTACTTACAACTCCTCCGACCGCCGTTTCAAAAGAGATTTCTCTTCCCTAAGTAGCAGCCTCACCAAACTTACCGACCTGAACGGCTACCACTACTTCTGGAAAGACAGCACATTGGATCAAACATTGCAAACCGGTTTGATCGCACAGGAAGTAGAAGCCATTTTCCCTGAGTTGGTAAAGACAGACGATAAGGGCTTTAAATCGGTGAACTATACCGGGTTGATCCCGCATTTGATTGAGTCGGTGAAGGAGTTGAAAGCGTCAGTAGAATATTTGCAAACATTAAATACTGCTATTAAAGTACAAAATGACGAATTGAAGGCTCAGGCAAATGGTATGGATAGTTTTCGCAAAGAGCTTAGTGATCTCAAAGCTTTAGTTAAGCTCACATCGGAATTGTCTTCCTCATCTACCCAAATTGATAGTGCTTTATCTAATTCAAAACTTTCAGATAAATGA